A stretch of the Streptomyces sp. NBC_00078 genome encodes the following:
- a CDS encoding AMP-binding protein, which yields MTSELSYTHGTGTTALLGDTIGANLDRAVAAWPDREALVDVPSGRRWTYTQFAADVEALARALVASGVAKGDRVGIWAINCPEWVLVQYATARIGAIMVNINPAYRTHEVEYVLRQAGISLLFASVRHKTSDYRAMVEQVRGRCPQLRQTVHIDDPSWEALLGRAATDVPYEDLSCDDPINIQYTSGTTGFPKGATLSHHNILNNGYFVGELVGYTEQDRICIPVPFYHCFGMVMGNLAATSHGACMVIPGPSFDPKATLEAVQRERCTSLYGVPTMFIAELNLAGFASYDLTSLRTGIMAGSPCPVEVMKRVVAEMHMEEVSICYGMTETSPVSLQTRRDDDLEHRTGTVGRVLPHIEVKIVDPATGVTQPRGSAGELCTRGYSVMLGYWNEPEKTAESVDPGRWMHTGDLAMMREDGYVEIVGRIKDMIIRGGENIYPREIEEFLYGHPKIQDVQVVGVPQEKYGEEVLACVIPRDPADPPTLEDVRAFCEGRLAHYKVPSRLQILEAFPMTVSGKVRKVELRETYGV from the coding sequence GTGACCTCGGAACTGTCGTACACGCACGGGACGGGCACCACCGCCCTCCTCGGCGACACGATCGGCGCCAACCTCGACCGGGCCGTCGCCGCCTGGCCGGACCGTGAGGCGCTCGTCGACGTACCGTCCGGGCGGCGCTGGACGTACACCCAATTCGCCGCGGACGTCGAGGCGTTGGCGCGGGCGCTGGTCGCGAGCGGGGTCGCGAAGGGGGACCGGGTCGGGATCTGGGCGATCAACTGCCCCGAGTGGGTCCTGGTCCAGTACGCCACCGCCCGGATCGGCGCGATCATGGTGAACATCAACCCGGCGTACCGCACCCACGAGGTCGAGTACGTCCTCAGGCAGGCGGGGATCTCCCTGCTGTTCGCCTCGGTCCGCCACAAGACGAGCGACTACCGGGCGATGGTCGAGCAGGTGCGGGGCAGGTGCCCGCAGTTGCGTCAGACGGTCCACATCGACGACCCGAGCTGGGAGGCGCTGCTCGGGCGCGCGGCCACTGACGTCCCGTACGAGGACCTCTCCTGCGACGACCCCATCAACATCCAGTACACGTCCGGCACGACGGGCTTCCCCAAGGGGGCCACCCTCTCCCACCACAACATCCTCAACAACGGTTATTTCGTGGGGGAGTTGGTCGGCTACACCGAGCAGGACCGGATCTGCATCCCCGTGCCCTTCTATCACTGCTTCGGCATGGTGATGGGCAACCTGGCGGCCACCTCGCACGGGGCCTGCATGGTCATCCCGGGCCCGTCCTTCGACCCGAAGGCCACCCTGGAGGCCGTCCAGCGGGAGCGCTGCACCTCCCTGTACGGCGTCCCGACGATGTTCATCGCGGAGCTGAACCTCGCCGGCTTCGCGAGCTACGACCTCACCTCCCTGCGCACCGGCATCATGGCGGGCTCGCCCTGCCCGGTCGAGGTGATGAAACGGGTGGTTGCGGAGATGCACATGGAGGAGGTCTCCATCTGCTACGGCATGACCGAGACGTCCCCGGTCTCGCTCCAGACCCGCAGGGACGACGACCTGGAGCACCGCACCGGCACGGTAGGGCGGGTCCTGCCGCACATCGAGGTGAAGATCGTCGACCCGGCGACCGGCGTGACCCAACCGCGCGGCAGCGCGGGCGAGTTGTGCACCCGCGGCTACAGCGTGATGCTCGGCTACTGGAACGAGCCCGAGAAGACGGCCGAGTCCGTCGACCCCGGCCGCTGGATGCACACCGGGGACCTGGCGATGATGCGTGAGGACGGGTACGTCGAGATCGTCGGCCGCATCAAGGACATGATCATCCGAGGCGGCGAGAACATCTACCCGCGCGAGATCGAGGAGTTCCTCTACGGCCACCCGAAGATCCAGGACGTCCAGGTCGTCGGCGTACCGCAGGAGAAGTACGGCGAGGAGGTCCTGGCCTGCGTCATCCCGCGGGACCCGGCCGACCCGCCGACCCTGGAGGACGTGCGCGCCTTCTGCGAGGGGCGGCTGGCCCACTACAAGGTGCCGAGCAGGCTGCAGATCCTGGAGGCATTCCCGATGACGGTGTCCGGGAAGGTGCGGAAGGTGGAGCTGAGGGAGACGTACGGGGTCTGA
- the gcl gene encoding glyoxylate carboligase, whose product MARMTAARAAVEILKREGVTNAFGVPGAAINPFYAALKASGGVHHTLARHVEGASHMAEGYTRTHPGNIGVCVGTSGPAGTDMITGLYSAIGDSIPILCITGQAPTAVIHKEDFQAVDIASIAKPVTKMALTVLEAAQVPGVFQQAFHLMRSGRPGPVLIDLPIDVQLTEIEFDPETYAPLPVYKPAATRAQIEKAIGLLNQSERPLIVAGGGVINADAAELLVELAELTTTPVVPTLMGWGVLPDDHELNAGMVGLQTSHRYGNATFLESDFVLGIGNRWANRHTGKLDVYTAGRTFVHVDIEPTQIGRIFAPDYGIASDAKAALELFVEVARELKAAGRLPDRSAWAASAQERKATLQRRTHFDDIPIKPQRVYEEMNKVFGPETRYVSTIGLSQIAGAQMLHVFKPRHWINCGQAGPLGWTVPAALGVAKADPEAQVVALSGDYDFQFMIEELAVGAQHKIPYVHVLVNNAYLGLIRQAQIGLDINFQVNLEFENINSPELGVYGVDHVKVVEGLGCKAIRVTDPNELGAALEQAKKLAAEFQVPVVVEAILERVTNIAMSKTNDIGNVVEFEELATEPGHAPTSIRTLKA is encoded by the coding sequence ATGGCACGTATGACCGCTGCCCGCGCGGCAGTTGAGATCCTCAAGCGCGAGGGCGTCACCAACGCCTTCGGTGTGCCCGGCGCGGCGATCAACCCCTTCTACGCGGCGCTCAAGGCCTCCGGCGGCGTCCACCACACCCTCGCCCGTCATGTCGAGGGTGCCTCGCACATGGCCGAGGGGTACACGAGGACCCACCCGGGCAACATCGGTGTCTGCGTCGGCACCTCCGGACCGGCCGGCACCGACATGATCACCGGGCTGTACTCCGCCATCGGCGACTCCATCCCGATCCTGTGCATCACGGGCCAGGCCCCGACCGCCGTGATCCACAAAGAGGACTTCCAGGCCGTCGACATCGCCTCGATCGCCAAGCCGGTCACGAAGATGGCGCTCACGGTGCTGGAGGCCGCCCAGGTCCCCGGCGTCTTCCAGCAGGCCTTCCACCTCATGCGCTCCGGCCGCCCCGGCCCGGTCCTGATCGACCTGCCGATCGACGTCCAGCTCACCGAGATCGAGTTCGACCCGGAGACGTACGCGCCCCTCCCGGTCTACAAGCCGGCCGCGACCCGCGCCCAGATCGAGAAGGCGATCGGCCTCCTCAACCAGTCCGAGCGGCCGCTGATCGTCGCCGGAGGCGGTGTCATCAACGCCGACGCGGCCGAACTCCTCGTCGAGTTGGCCGAGTTGACCACAACCCCGGTCGTCCCGACCCTCATGGGCTGGGGCGTCCTGCCCGACGACCATGAGCTGAACGCCGGCATGGTCGGCCTGCAGACCTCGCACCGCTACGGCAACGCGACCTTCCTGGAGTCCGACTTCGTCCTCGGCATCGGCAACCGCTGGGCCAACCGTCACACCGGCAAGCTGGACGTCTACACGGCCGGCCGCACGTTCGTCCACGTCGACATCGAGCCCACCCAGATCGGCAGGATCTTCGCCCCCGACTACGGCATCGCGTCGGACGCCAAGGCGGCGCTGGAGCTGTTCGTCGAGGTGGCACGGGAGCTGAAGGCGGCGGGCCGGCTGCCCGACCGCTCCGCGTGGGCCGCCTCGGCACAGGAGAGGAAGGCAACTCTCCAGCGCCGTACGCACTTCGACGACATCCCGATCAAGCCGCAGCGCGTCTACGAGGAGATGAACAAGGTCTTCGGCCCCGAGACCCGGTACGTCTCCACCATCGGCCTCTCGCAGATCGCCGGCGCCCAGATGCTGCACGTCTTCAAGCCGCGCCACTGGATCAACTGCGGCCAGGCCGGCCCCCTCGGCTGGACCGTCCCGGCCGCCCTGGGCGTCGCCAAGGCCGACCCCGAGGCGCAGGTGGTCGCGCTCTCCGGCGACTACGACTTCCAGTTCATGATCGAGGAGCTGGCGGTCGGGGCGCAGCACAAGATCCCGTACGTCCACGTCCTGGTGAACAACGCCTACCTGGGCCTGATCCGCCAGGCGCAGATCGGCCTGGACATCAACTTCCAGGTCAATCTGGAGTTCGAGAACATCAACTCCCCGGAGCTGGGCGTCTACGGCGTGGACCACGTCAAGGTCGTCGAGGGTCTGGGCTGCAAGGCGATCCGGGTGACCGACCCGAACGAGCTGGGCGCGGCGCTGGAGCAGGCCAAGAAGCTCGCCGCCGAGTTCCAGGTGCCGGTCGTCGTCGAGGCGATCCTGGAGCGGGTCACCAACATCGCGATGTCGAAGACGAACGACATCGGAAACGTCGTCGAGTTCGAGGAGCTCGCGACCGAGCCGGGGCACGCCCCGACGTCGATCAGGACGCTGAAGGCCTGA